DNA sequence from the Acidobacteriota bacterium genome:
GGACTGGTCGCTCGCCTCCGATAGCTCCCCACCCCGCCTCGCGGCGGCGCAGTAATCGTCGGCTTCAGGCCGGAGAGCGTTTGCCTGGAGAGGACTTGCACCTCTCGGGTCATGGCACACTTACAGGCGCACGGATCGCCGGGCTCCAGCCCGGCCTCCCGCGTCGTCTACCGCACCGATCGCATGCGCGGCAGGCACTGCCGCGTGGTGCACTTCTCACAAAACGAAAACTCCGGGCGGAACCGGTGAATCGGGCCGGCGCCCGCCACGAGCACGCCCGACACCGACTTGAGCGGCTGCATCAGGTAGCTGTCGTTGAGGCTGATCCCAATCTCATCCGGGCCCAGCCTCTCGAACAGCTTGCGCTGCGCGCTGATGTGCCAGCCGCAATAGCCGGGGCTGTAGCCCAGCACGGCAGTCCCCTCGCCCGACACGCGCTCGCGGTATCGCGCGGCGAGCCGGTCGGTCAACAGGTCGGCCGAGACCGACGCGACGGCATCGAGCACGAAGCCGCGCGCCATGTCGTCAGCGGCAAAGAGCTCCGTAATCCTGGCGCTGACCTGTTCTCCCAGCGTGGCCACAAACAGCGCCAGCGAGTCAGCCCGCGGGTAGATCTGCTCCAGGGGCGTCTCATGGCTGTTGCGGCCTTCGCCGGCATAGACCGTGGCAAACTCCTCGGCGGACACATGGTCGACCAGGCCCCTCGGCTCGGCCAACCGCTCGAATTCATCGGTGGCCGACTCGACCAGCGCGCCCGTCCGCGAAGACACCTCCGCCGGCGACGCCATCCCCATACGCTCGAGCACATCGCCGCGCGGCGGCATCGCCTCGGCGACCGAGAACACGATGCGCTCTCTCATTGCTCGCGCGCCGGCAGGGACTCCATGCCATAGCGTCGGGCCTCGCGCTCCATCACCGACGTCAGATCCTGTCGCACCTGGTCCGACACCCGCGAAGGCGTGTAACTGGCAATCAGACGTGCCACTTCCCGCACGGCCCGTTCGCGCAGCGTGAATCCCCCGTCTTCGAGCCAGCGCGCCTGATTGGCGCGGTCGATGACCGGGCCCGGAAACGCGATCTCCTCGCGCAAATGTCGGCGCGTATGCTTCGCAATCAAGAGGTGCTTCTCCCGAAGCAGTGCCCGGAACAGCGGCATCGACGGGAAATCCTCTCTCGGCTCGATGCCCCGCAGCAGCCGCGCGGTCATGCCGCAGATTTCGTTGTCGACGACAAGCTTCTCGAGGCTCTGGCAACTCTCGAAGTCGAGCATGCCCGGACCCGAGATGCTGTTGATCCCGGACAAGGCGGCCAGCACCGCCCCAATCCCGGTTTCGAGCCCCGCCTGCGCATCGAGCTGTTTGGCATCGCTCAGCGAGATGTAGGCCTGCGTGGGCAGGCCCAGCGACTTTCCGATCTCGCTGTTGGCGCAGTCGAGCATCATCGTCTCGATCGCGCCCATTGGCGTCGTCTCGAAGCGCACGTCGAAGATGGCCGGCGAACCGCCATACAGGATGGGATGTCCGGGGCTGGTGAACTGGCTGATCACGATGCCGCTGAGCGTCTCGGCGGTCTGCTGGATGAGGCTGCCGACCAGCGTCACCGGCGCCATGAAGCCGGAGAGCGGCATCGAGATGAATTCCACCGGGATCGACCAGCGCGCGCAGTCGACCAGGTTCTGGCTCGTCACGTCGCTCCACTTGATGGGCGCCGTCGGACAGCACGAGAACACCGCCAGCGGTTTCTCCTTGAGGGCCTGCGCGCTGCCTCTGACGGCCAGCAGCAGATCCTTCATGACCTCGAACGCTTCGATGGTGAAGGCGCCCGTGACAACCGGCTTCTCACCGTAGAGCAGGCTGAGATAGAGACGGTAGCTATCCGAGATCCGCTCGTGCACGTCGGCGGGAATCAGGGCGGTGCTCTGCGACGCGATGTTCGCCAGGCCACTGACGAGCTTGGCGTACTTCACGTAGTCGGCCGTCGTCGGCTTCCGACTCCTGACGCCGTCCTCGTCAAGGATGTTGATGGCCGCCGAGCCCGGCGTGAAGTAGACGTTGCTGTCGGCGAAATCGTGCGTCTCGTTGCCGAGCGCGTCGTACAGCTTGAACGAATGCGCCACGGTGCTGAGTGCGCGATCGATGATGTCCGGCGTGAGAAGGACGTGCCACGCGTCCAGGTTCACCGCGGCCCCGTGGCCGGCCAGCATCTCCAGGACGGGCTTGTTGTGGATCTCCACGCCCAGGCCGCACAGGATGTCGCGCGCCTCGCCGACAATGCGCTGGATCAAGGTGTCGTCCAGCAACCTCAAGCTCGGTCTCATGTGTCTCCCTTTCCGTTAACGCCCCTGCAGATCCTTCTGGCGGAGGAATGCCTCGACGGCAGCCAAAAAGTCCGTCAGGTATTCCTCGCTGGCGGCTTTGCCGAGGTGCCCCACGCGGAAGATCTTGCCAGCCAGTTTACCAAGTCCTCCCGAGATCGCGATGCGGCGCTCATCGAGGAGCCACCTGCTGAATTCGGACACGGTGAACTCGGG
Encoded proteins:
- a CDS encoding trimethylamine methyltransferase family protein — its product is MRPSLRLLDDTLIQRIVGEARDILCGLGVEIHNKPVLEMLAGHGAAVNLDAWHVLLTPDIIDRALSTVAHSFKLYDALGNETHDFADSNVYFTPGSAAINILDEDGVRSRKPTTADYVKYAKLVSGLANIASQSTALIPADVHERISDSYRLYLSLLYGEKPVVTGAFTIEAFEVMKDLLLAVRGSAQALKEKPLAVFSCCPTAPIKWSDVTSQNLVDCARWSIPVEFISMPLSGFMAPVTLVGSLIQQTAETLSGIVISQFTSPGHPILYGGSPAIFDVRFETTPMGAIETMMLDCANSEIGKSLGLPTQAYISLSDAKQLDAQAGLETGIGAVLAALSGINSISGPGMLDFESCQSLEKLVVDNEICGMTARLLRGIEPREDFPSMPLFRALLREKHLLIAKHTRRHLREEIAFPGPVIDRANQARWLEDGGFTLRERAVREVARLIASYTPSRVSDQVRQDLTSVMEREARRYGMESLPAREQ